Proteins from a genomic interval of Arthrobacter sp. CAN_C5:
- a CDS encoding glycosyltransferase family 87 protein → MGTGRSRRRPVRISVPSRADSLLRKFTALIGGPLGRRTSPGVINPGVFSVERVLVLLTTGAAVIAVLLKNPCRIEGWSSPGQYYMACQSQWPEAFGSLEGGTSFLQLGHSALTGAFAGVTAQVVPLGSTLRYYDLHSILAVAAWLLTVYATVRMTNRRPWDAAMVAVAPVIIVTGFLGWDLWAAMFAALGMLAFARSRFAEAGIFLGLGTAVAGYPVLIFGAVALLAWRTRLAGGPAMTGAVLAATWLAVNLPFGLLDPRAWSAHFTSLLSRDADYSSVWFAYTSLAARADGRELEATFTTVASGLLTVLLCAGIAVLTLRVQRRPRLAQVAFLLVGVLILAGKGYSPQHAIWLVPLVALAYPKWRTFLVWQFLEVAHWWTLMMYLGKESSGGDAQNNIDLPYYLLFTFAHMLSTAYIMYRVMEGMIDPARDPVRRLDIDDPQGGPFDHAADYRKPDRRHAAPNGTQVRLTRPSPEPKDHP, encoded by the coding sequence ATGGGAACCGGTCGGTCCCGGCGTCGGCCGGTACGCATTTCGGTGCCGTCGCGCGCCGACTCGCTGCTGCGGAAGTTCACGGCGCTGATCGGCGGACCGCTTGGCCGGAGAACCAGTCCGGGAGTAATTAATCCCGGAGTGTTCAGCGTGGAGCGGGTCCTGGTCCTGCTCACCACAGGGGCGGCCGTCATTGCCGTCCTGTTGAAGAACCCCTGCCGGATCGAGGGATGGTCCAGCCCAGGTCAGTACTACATGGCGTGTCAGTCGCAATGGCCCGAAGCGTTCGGCAGTCTGGAAGGCGGGACTTCCTTCCTGCAATTGGGGCATTCGGCCCTCACTGGCGCGTTCGCTGGTGTGACGGCTCAAGTGGTGCCGCTGGGTAGCACCCTTCGCTATTACGACCTTCACTCAATCCTGGCAGTGGCAGCATGGCTGCTGACTGTCTACGCGACGGTGCGCATGACCAACCGGCGTCCGTGGGATGCGGCGATGGTGGCAGTTGCACCAGTGATCATCGTGACCGGATTCCTGGGCTGGGATCTGTGGGCTGCCATGTTCGCCGCACTGGGAATGCTTGCCTTCGCGCGGAGCCGTTTCGCTGAGGCTGGAATTTTTCTGGGGCTGGGGACGGCGGTGGCTGGATACCCGGTGCTGATTTTCGGTGCCGTGGCACTCCTTGCGTGGCGCACCCGCTTGGCTGGGGGGCCCGCCATGACCGGGGCGGTTCTGGCCGCGACCTGGCTGGCAGTCAACCTTCCCTTCGGGCTCCTGGACCCCCGCGCCTGGTCGGCTCACTTCACCAGCCTGCTATCGCGCGACGCTGACTATTCCTCCGTCTGGTTTGCCTATACCTCGCTGGCCGCCCGTGCCGATGGGAGGGAACTGGAGGCCACTTTCACGACAGTGGCGTCCGGGCTGCTGACTGTGCTCTTGTGTGCAGGAATCGCTGTCCTCACCCTTCGGGTGCAGCGCCGTCCACGGCTGGCGCAGGTGGCGTTCCTGTTGGTGGGTGTTCTCATCCTGGCGGGGAAAGGATACTCCCCACAGCATGCGATCTGGCTGGTGCCTCTGGTCGCACTTGCCTACCCCAAATGGCGGACCTTCCTCGTGTGGCAGTTCCTCGAAGTAGCGCACTGGTGGACCCTCATGATGTACCTCGGAAAGGAGAGCAGCGGAGGTGACGCCCAAAACAACATCGACCTGCCCTACTATTTGCTCTTCACCTTCGCTCATATGCTTTCGACGGCATATATCATGTACCGCGTGATGGAAGGCATGATCGATCCCGCACGGGACCCGGTGCGCCGGCTCGACATCGACGACCCCCAGGGTGGGCCATTCGACCACGCAGCCGACTATCGAAAGCCTGACCGTCGCCACGCTGCGCCCAACGGCACTCAGGTACGCTTGACCCGTCCCTCCCCAGAACCGAAAGATCACCCGTGA
- a CDS encoding inositol-3-phosphate synthase, with protein MGTNPIRVAIVGVGNCAASLVQGVHYYRDADATASIPGLMHVEFGKYHVNDVEFVAAFDVDGKKVGLDLADAIGASENNTIKIAEVPSTGIKVQRGHTLDGLGKYYRETIVESDAEPVDVVAELKASQVDVMVCYLPVGSEDAARFYAQCAIDANVAFVNALPVFIAGTKEWADKFTAAGVPIVGDDIKSQIGATITHRVMAKLFEDRGVTLDRTYQLNVGGNMDFKNMLERDRLESKKVSKTQAVTSNVQADLGERNVHIGPSDYVAWLDDRKWAFVRLEGRNFGDAPVSLEYKLEVWDSPNSAGVIIDAIRAAKIALDRGIGGPLLSASSYFMKSPPEQFADDIAHEKVEAFIRGELDR; from the coding sequence GTGGGAACTAACCCCATTAGGGTGGCAATCGTTGGTGTCGGCAACTGTGCGGCGTCACTGGTGCAAGGCGTTCATTACTACCGGGATGCTGACGCGACAGCGTCGATTCCCGGGCTGATGCACGTGGAGTTCGGCAAGTACCACGTCAATGACGTGGAGTTTGTTGCCGCCTTCGACGTCGATGGCAAGAAGGTGGGGCTGGACCTCGCCGACGCCATTGGCGCCAGTGAGAACAACACCATCAAGATCGCCGAGGTACCCTCAACCGGCATCAAGGTGCAGCGTGGTCACACCCTGGACGGCCTGGGCAAGTACTACCGCGAAACCATCGTCGAATCAGATGCCGAGCCCGTTGACGTCGTCGCGGAGCTCAAGGCCAGCCAGGTGGACGTCATGGTCTGCTACCTGCCCGTCGGGTCGGAAGACGCTGCACGGTTCTACGCCCAGTGCGCGATCGACGCGAACGTGGCATTCGTCAACGCACTCCCCGTCTTCATCGCCGGAACCAAGGAGTGGGCAGACAAGTTCACTGCCGCCGGGGTGCCGATTGTCGGAGACGACATCAAGAGCCAGATCGGGGCGACCATCACGCACCGTGTGATGGCGAAGCTGTTCGAAGACCGCGGGGTCACCCTGGACCGCACCTACCAGCTGAACGTCGGCGGCAACATGGACTTCAAGAACATGTTGGAGCGCGACCGGTTGGAGTCCAAGAAGGTGTCAAAGACACAGGCAGTGACATCCAATGTGCAGGCCGACCTCGGTGAGCGCAACGTGCATATCGGCCCGTCCGACTACGTCGCCTGGCTTGATGACCGGAAATGGGCCTTCGTGCGCCTGGAAGGCCGCAACTTCGGTGACGCGCCTGTCTCCCTCGAGTACAAGCTCGAGGTGTGGGACTCACCGAACTCGGCTGGCGTCATCATCGATGCGATCCGCGCGGCGAAGATCGCCCTGGACCGTGGAATCGGTGGACCGCTGCTCTCAGCGTCCAGCTACTTCATGAAGTCCCCGCCGGAGCAGTTCGCCGACGATATCGCCCACGAGAAGGTTGAAGCCTTCATCCGCGGGGAGCTCGACCGCTAG
- a CDS encoding CCA tRNA nucleotidyltransferase has protein sequence MVHLLDNSTLTAPLPPVVTELGQLFAAAGHELSLVGGPVRDLFLGRTSPDLDFTSNATPDQTLDVIRRWADSYWEIGRDFGTIGLRKGGFMIEVTTYRAEAYDPASRKPVVAFGDTLEDDLLRRDFTINAMALRLPSLELVDPYGGVRDLRAGVLRTPGAPSSSFSDDPLRMMRAARFASQLGITVSSEVSDAMAAMASRITIISAERVRDELTKLIIGDAPQRGIDLMVETGLADFVLPEVSALRLEIDEHHRHKDVYQHSLTVLEQACRLETGAEGPVPGPDFVLRFAALMHDVGKPATRKFEPSGAVSFRHHDMVGSKLTAKRMKALRFDNDSIKAVSRLVELHMRFYGYGEAGWSDSAVRRYVNDAGGLLERLHRLTRSDVTTRNQRKAERLAFAYDDLEARIAALAEQEELESIRPDLDGAQIMELLEITPGPVVGRAYRFLLEERMEHGPQSPHEAEMKLRAWWETQPESVTP, from the coding sequence ATGGTGCACCTGCTGGACAACTCAACCCTTACCGCCCCCCTCCCACCGGTCGTTACCGAATTGGGACAGCTGTTTGCCGCCGCGGGACATGAACTGTCGCTGGTCGGCGGCCCGGTACGCGACCTCTTCCTGGGCAGGACTTCCCCGGACCTCGATTTCACTTCCAATGCCACCCCGGACCAGACGCTGGACGTGATTCGTCGGTGGGCGGATTCGTACTGGGAGATTGGCCGGGACTTCGGCACCATCGGGCTCCGCAAGGGCGGCTTCATGATCGAGGTGACCACGTACCGGGCGGAGGCCTACGACCCTGCCTCACGCAAGCCGGTAGTGGCCTTCGGCGACACCCTTGAGGATGACCTGCTCCGCCGGGATTTCACGATCAACGCCATGGCGCTGCGCTTGCCTTCGCTGGAACTCGTCGATCCGTATGGCGGTGTCAGGGACCTACGGGCGGGGGTGTTGCGCACCCCCGGGGCGCCGTCGTCGTCGTTCTCGGATGACCCGCTTCGGATGATGCGGGCCGCACGCTTCGCATCCCAGCTGGGTATCACCGTTTCCAGCGAGGTCTCCGACGCCATGGCGGCAATGGCCAGCCGGATCACCATTATTTCTGCTGAACGGGTACGGGACGAGCTGACGAAGCTCATTATTGGTGACGCGCCGCAGCGAGGCATCGACCTGATGGTGGAGACCGGCCTGGCGGACTTTGTGCTGCCGGAGGTGTCGGCGTTGCGGCTGGAAATCGATGAGCACCACCGGCACAAGGATGTCTATCAACATTCCCTGACCGTGCTGGAGCAGGCCTGCCGGCTCGAAACCGGGGCGGAAGGGCCAGTCCCCGGCCCGGACTTCGTGCTGCGCTTCGCAGCGCTCATGCACGACGTCGGCAAGCCCGCCACCCGCAAATTTGAGCCGTCCGGGGCGGTGAGTTTTCGGCACCACGACATGGTCGGATCGAAGCTCACCGCGAAGCGGATGAAGGCACTGCGGTTCGACAATGATTCAATCAAGGCGGTTTCACGGCTGGTGGAGTTGCATATGCGGTTCTACGGCTATGGGGAAGCCGGGTGGTCGGACTCCGCGGTCCGCCGATACGTCAACGACGCGGGAGGCCTGCTGGAGCGCCTACATCGGTTGACCCGTTCTGACGTCACCACCCGCAACCAGCGCAAGGCGGAACGCCTGGCCTTCGCCTACGATGATCTTGAGGCCCGGATCGCAGCTCTTGCCGAACAGGAAGAGCTGGAATCTATCCGGCCTGACCTGGACGGGGCGCAGATTATGGAGCTGCTGGAAATCACACCTGGGCCCGTGGTGGGCAGGGCCTACCGGTTCCTTCTAGAAGAACGAATGGAACACGGCCCGCAGTCGCCTCACGAAGCGGAGATGAAGCTTCGCGCCTGGTGGGAAACGCAACCCGAGTCGGTGACCCCATGA
- a CDS encoding histidine phosphatase family protein, translating to MSLSGAASPDLTPAGTPLPHLWLLRHGETEWSRDGNYTGLTDLPLTANGERQAVESARHLAGIQFDAVFSSPLQRAVRTAHLAGYNNPQILPYAHEWDYGDNEGRSSSLVRAENPGYLIWNDGVPNGESLAQVAGRADRVVSLVQAGCGTPADQDPSASPARNVLLVAHGHFLRVVAARWLEMSPAEGRRFVLGTAAVCALGWDKRTPAIVHWNL from the coding sequence ATGAGCCTGTCCGGCGCTGCCTCACCCGACCTGACGCCAGCCGGCACTCCGCTGCCGCACCTGTGGTTACTCCGGCACGGCGAGACCGAGTGGTCGAGGGACGGAAACTACACCGGACTCACCGACCTCCCGTTGACTGCCAACGGGGAACGACAGGCCGTGGAGTCGGCCCGGCACCTCGCAGGAATTCAGTTTGACGCCGTGTTTTCATCCCCGTTGCAGCGGGCGGTGCGGACCGCGCACCTGGCGGGCTACAACAATCCCCAGATCCTGCCCTATGCGCACGAATGGGATTACGGCGACAACGAGGGCCGCAGCAGCTCCCTGGTCCGCGCTGAGAACCCCGGATACCTGATCTGGAACGACGGGGTGCCCAACGGTGAAAGCCTTGCCCAGGTAGCCGGTCGAGCCGACCGGGTGGTCTCCCTGGTGCAGGCCGGCTGCGGCACGCCCGCCGATCAGGACCCTTCGGCGTCACCGGCACGTAACGTGTTGCTGGTTGCCCACGGGCACTTCCTGCGGGTGGTCGCCGCGCGCTGGCTGGAGATGAGTCCAGCCGAAGGGCGCAGGTTTGTGCTGGGCACCGCAGCGGTCTGCGCGCTCGGCTGGGACAAACGGACGCCCGCGATCGTGCACTGGAATCTTTGA
- a CDS encoding DUF418 domain-containing protein, producing the protein MERLRELDGLRAFALLGILAVNIWFFADPWTFSGRISPDHSSATDVGVRFVATTLFEGKFYILFSFLFGYSFHLQERAAYRANVSPVPRTLRRLTGLAILGLAHGMLLYFGDILLTYAVIGLILLGLRSIGQRAAVLAAVGITAAMGTLLIVVGVIVAAVNAPFEEGVLPAPDVAALTAGPGAAVAANLESYLVVLPSVLFFQGPLALSMFLLGMAAARGGVLERRVESSVLRRTAIICLPIGLLAAGSQAYLLYYADRDRFSVLATGLTTLTAPLQTAGYVCLVLLLFRSRLGGTVLKMLAPTGRMALTNYVGQSLVLALLFTGLGLGLTNALPPASVLGVVVALFAAQLVLSRLWLSRFNAGPLEALLRSVTYGRRHRKPAG; encoded by the coding sequence GTGGAGCGGCTTCGTGAGCTTGATGGGCTTCGTGCGTTTGCCCTTCTCGGCATCCTTGCCGTAAATATCTGGTTCTTCGCTGACCCGTGGACCTTCTCCGGCAGGATCAGTCCCGATCACTCCTCGGCGACGGATGTCGGAGTACGCTTCGTTGCGACGACGTTGTTCGAGGGGAAGTTCTACATCCTGTTTTCGTTCCTCTTCGGCTACAGCTTCCACCTCCAGGAGCGGGCCGCTTACCGGGCGAACGTATCTCCGGTACCCCGCACGCTGCGTCGGCTGACCGGCCTCGCGATCCTCGGCCTCGCGCACGGGATGCTGCTGTACTTCGGCGACATACTGCTCACCTACGCTGTCATCGGGCTGATCCTGCTCGGACTCCGGAGCATTGGCCAGCGTGCCGCAGTCCTCGCCGCGGTGGGTATCACCGCGGCCATGGGGACCCTGCTCATCGTGGTCGGAGTTATTGTTGCCGCCGTCAATGCCCCGTTTGAGGAGGGCGTGCTACCCGCACCTGACGTGGCAGCCTTGACCGCTGGGCCAGGCGCGGCGGTGGCAGCGAACCTTGAGAGCTACCTGGTGGTCCTGCCGTCGGTGCTCTTCTTCCAGGGCCCGCTTGCCCTCTCGATGTTCCTGCTGGGCATGGCCGCCGCACGCGGCGGTGTGCTGGAGCGGCGCGTGGAGAGCTCAGTGCTCCGCCGCACCGCGATCATCTGCCTCCCCATTGGCTTGCTCGCGGCGGGAAGCCAGGCCTACCTGCTGTACTACGCGGACCGGGACCGCTTCTCAGTGCTTGCAACCGGGCTGACCACCCTCACTGCTCCTCTACAAACCGCCGGCTATGTATGCCTGGTCCTGCTGTTGTTCCGCTCACGGCTTGGCGGGACTGTCCTCAAAATGCTCGCTCCCACGGGTCGCATGGCGCTGACAAACTATGTCGGGCAGTCGCTCGTCCTGGCGTTGCTCTTCACCGGGCTCGGACTGGGCCTGACCAACGCCCTCCCGCCCGCATCGGTGCTGGGGGTCGTCGTCGCCCTGTTCGCTGCCCAGCTGGTCCTGAGTAGGCTCTGGCTGTCGAGGTTCAACGCTGGCCCTCTGGAGGCGCTGCTGCGCAGTGTCACCTATGGACGGCGGCACCGGAAGCCCGCCGGGTAA
- a CDS encoding formate--tetrahydrofolate ligase, translating into MKSLPTPASDLDIARNAAIQPIDDIAAGAGIPAEALVHYGRYKAKIDTHKLRAIPGKEPGKVVLVSAMSPTPAGEGKSTCTVGLADSLARSGRSVMIALREPSLGPILGMKGGATGGGYSQVLPMEDINLHFTGDFHAVTSANNALMALVDNHIYQGNQLNIDPRRITFKRVLDMNDRALREVVIGLGGPTQGTPRQDGFDITVASEIMAVFCLASDLADLKKRLARITFGYTFDRQPVTVGDLGVEGALTLLLRDAIKPNLVQSIAGTPALVHGGPFANIAHGCNSVIATTTARQLADIVVTEAGFGADLGAEKFMDIKARYADVAPAAVVIVATIRALKMHGGVAKADLREPDAAALESGVANLRRHVHNVEKFGITPVVAINRFTTDTEDELQWLLSWCAGEGIEAAVADVWGAGGGGSGGDELAAKVLTALDRPQDFHHLYPLELPVEDKIRTIVQEIYGADGVDFSVPALRRLAEIEANGWGHLPVCMAKTQYSFSDDPTVLGAPKGFTVHVRDLITKTGAGFIVALTGTVMTMPGLPKDPAAMRMDVDDDGGAVGLF; encoded by the coding sequence ATGAAGTCTTTGCCCACCCCAGCGAGTGACCTGGACATCGCCCGCAATGCTGCCATCCAACCCATCGACGACATTGCCGCCGGAGCAGGTATCCCAGCGGAAGCACTTGTCCACTACGGGCGGTACAAGGCCAAGATCGACACCCACAAATTGCGAGCTATCCCGGGGAAGGAACCGGGCAAGGTCGTGTTGGTCAGTGCCATGAGCCCTACCCCGGCCGGTGAGGGAAAATCGACCTGCACCGTAGGTCTGGCGGATTCCCTGGCGCGATCCGGACGCAGCGTGATGATTGCCCTGCGAGAGCCATCGCTCGGACCGATTCTTGGGATGAAGGGTGGTGCGACGGGCGGCGGGTACTCCCAGGTACTGCCGATGGAGGACATCAACCTGCACTTCACCGGCGATTTCCATGCGGTGACCTCAGCGAACAACGCCCTCATGGCGTTGGTGGACAATCACATCTACCAGGGCAACCAGCTGAACATTGACCCCCGCCGGATCACTTTCAAACGTGTCCTGGACATGAATGACCGGGCGCTGCGGGAGGTGGTGATCGGGCTGGGTGGGCCGACCCAGGGCACCCCCCGCCAGGATGGGTTCGACATCACCGTTGCCTCCGAAATTATGGCTGTCTTCTGTCTGGCCTCGGATCTGGCGGACCTGAAGAAACGGCTGGCGCGGATCACCTTCGGGTACACCTTCGACCGTCAGCCCGTCACCGTGGGAGACCTCGGTGTGGAGGGAGCGCTCACCCTGCTGCTCCGCGACGCGATCAAGCCCAACCTGGTGCAGAGCATCGCCGGGACCCCGGCCCTGGTGCACGGAGGCCCCTTCGCCAACATCGCGCACGGCTGCAACTCGGTGATCGCTACCACCACGGCCCGGCAGTTGGCGGACATCGTGGTCACCGAGGCTGGCTTCGGCGCCGACCTTGGCGCCGAGAAGTTCATGGATATCAAGGCGCGCTACGCCGACGTCGCGCCCGCCGCCGTCGTTATCGTCGCCACCATCCGGGCCCTGAAAATGCACGGTGGCGTAGCGAAGGCCGACCTGCGGGAACCGGACGCCGCGGCCCTTGAATCGGGGGTCGCGAACCTGCGACGCCATGTACACAACGTGGAAAAGTTTGGCATCACACCGGTGGTGGCGATCAACCGGTTCACCACCGACACCGAGGATGAGCTTCAGTGGCTGCTGTCCTGGTGCGCGGGCGAGGGGATCGAAGCGGCCGTCGCCGACGTCTGGGGAGCCGGTGGCGGCGGGTCAGGTGGGGACGAGCTGGCAGCAAAGGTCCTCACCGCATTGGACCGACCCCAGGACTTCCATCATCTGTACCCTCTGGAGCTCCCGGTCGAGGACAAGATCCGCACGATCGTCCAGGAGATCTACGGTGCAGACGGCGTCGATTTCTCCGTCCCGGCGCTCCGCCGGCTCGCCGAGATCGAAGCCAACGGCTGGGGACACCTACCGGTCTGCATGGCGAAGACCCAATACTCCTTCTCCGATGACCCCACGGTCCTCGGAGCGCCCAAGGGGTTCACCGTGCATGTCCGCGACCTCATCACCAAGACCGGGGCCGGTTTCATCGTCGCGCTGACCGGCACGGTAATGACCATGCCGGGACTCCCCAAGGATCCCGCGGCGATGCGCATGGACGTGGACGACGACGGCGGCGCTGTGGGGCTGTTCTAG
- a CDS encoding lipid II:glycine glycyltransferase FemX, giving the protein MTAAALRFEKLSTEGFGALAAAHPTAVIPLEQTPQWAAFEASRGRAPHGLWAYYDDGALVAVASFLKSTRRLRDSLVAVNGPVWFTERTPQAEARLLRTVQEQFRADPEAAPLYVRLQVQHLQDPATGPLEHGWYEREIVVDLTPSEADIYKAFRPNARNSIRRAERSGVDVRSIDRADWSTVFRNDLFPILEETAARDGFASFESAYYEELLDQLGDHLRLMVAYLDGEAISWLITTEYRGYSVYYFAASTQAARKIFAPYLLLWHAFKELKAAGNHSCGLTGIVSENYPQLINVTTFKRNFSRNVVEVPTTYDVPLNPVRYRAIATAFKARRTLPAKGRSVLAAVKTRAGSLLHRRTGSD; this is encoded by the coding sequence GTGACAGCAGCTGCCCTACGCTTTGAGAAACTCTCCACGGAAGGATTCGGGGCCCTGGCGGCAGCGCACCCCACGGCGGTGATCCCCCTTGAGCAGACTCCGCAGTGGGCAGCCTTCGAAGCCAGCCGTGGCCGCGCGCCGCACGGCCTCTGGGCCTATTACGACGACGGTGCCCTGGTGGCCGTCGCCAGTTTCCTGAAGAGCACCAGACGGCTCAGGGACTCTCTGGTGGCTGTCAATGGTCCCGTCTGGTTCACCGAACGCACCCCGCAGGCTGAGGCACGACTCTTGCGAACGGTCCAGGAGCAGTTCCGCGCCGACCCTGAAGCGGCTCCGCTCTACGTCCGTCTGCAGGTGCAACACCTGCAGGATCCAGCGACCGGTCCCCTGGAACACGGCTGGTACGAGCGGGAGATCGTCGTCGACCTGACACCCAGCGAAGCGGATATCTACAAGGCGTTCCGGCCCAACGCCCGTAACAGCATCCGCCGTGCAGAACGGTCCGGCGTGGATGTGCGCAGCATTGACCGTGCCGACTGGTCCACCGTCTTCCGTAACGACTTGTTCCCCATCCTGGAGGAGACGGCGGCGCGGGACGGCTTTGCCAGTTTCGAATCGGCCTACTACGAGGAACTTCTCGATCAGCTCGGTGACCACCTTCGCCTGATGGTGGCCTATCTCGACGGCGAGGCCATCAGCTGGCTCATCACCACCGAGTACCGGGGGTACTCGGTGTACTACTTCGCCGCAAGCACGCAGGCGGCGCGGAAGATCTTCGCTCCCTATCTGCTGCTCTGGCACGCTTTCAAGGAACTGAAGGCGGCCGGAAACCACAGTTGCGGCCTGACCGGGATCGTGAGCGAGAACTACCCGCAGCTCATCAACGTCACCACCTTCAAGCGGAACTTCTCCCGGAACGTGGTCGAGGTTCCCACCACCTACGACGTGCCGCTGAACCCGGTCCGATACCGGGCCATCGCCACCGCCTTCAAAGCGCGGCGCACCCTCCCCGCCAAGGGACGCTCCGTCCTCGCTGCGGTGAAGACCCGGGCCGGCTCACTGCTGCACCGTCGGACCGGCAGTGACTGA
- a CDS encoding phosphatase: MNSTELAAYLDSVLITGAVTTDRRDNLRHMQLFLEGSEHLGFGVRTTREWTVDEVFDLMHERVGINPDRSHLSGQDTIDSAKCVAALDRFAAVFGAAVAAGQRILFATGHPAGLLPVHAALAAAARAAGATVVEVPEGQHFKAGDIRQLFGVLVWHQHGSLMHTHSPDPMQLSFELLAATGEPAPDLVVADHGWAGFAASAGVPALGFADCNDPGLFVSEAEGQLAVAVPLDDNVCPGLYEPMIQYLLERAGLR; this comes from the coding sequence GTGAACTCCACCGAACTGGCCGCCTACCTCGACTCTGTCCTGATCACCGGAGCGGTCACCACCGACCGCCGGGATAACCTCCGCCACATGCAGCTGTTTCTTGAGGGCAGCGAGCACCTGGGGTTCGGGGTCCGCACCACGCGCGAGTGGACCGTTGATGAGGTGTTCGACCTGATGCACGAACGGGTGGGCATCAACCCTGACCGTTCCCACCTGTCGGGGCAGGACACGATCGACTCGGCCAAGTGTGTCGCCGCCCTGGATCGATTTGCCGCGGTCTTCGGTGCGGCGGTCGCGGCGGGACAGCGGATCCTCTTCGCCACCGGCCACCCCGCGGGCCTCCTTCCGGTCCACGCTGCCCTGGCCGCCGCGGCGCGCGCGGCGGGCGCCACAGTCGTTGAGGTGCCCGAGGGACAACACTTCAAGGCAGGCGACATCCGACAGCTCTTCGGGGTGCTGGTCTGGCACCAGCACGGTTCGCTGATGCACACCCACTCCCCGGATCCCATGCAGCTCAGCTTCGAGTTGCTGGCAGCGACAGGGGAGCCTGCCCCCGACCTGGTGGTGGCCGACCACGGCTGGGCGGGATTCGCTGCCAGCGCCGGCGTCCCTGCCCTGGGCTTCGCCGACTGCAACGACCCCGGCCTGTTCGTTTCGGAGGCGGAGGGTCAGCTGGCCGTTGCCGTCCCCCTCGACGACAACGTGTGTCCCGGACTCTATGAACCGATGATCCAGTACCTGTTGGAGCGGGCCGGGCTCCGCTGA
- the mshA gene encoding D-inositol-3-phosphate glycosyltransferase, which yields MPPVKRVAMLSLHTSPLDQPGAGDAGGMNVYVRSLALELARVGIDVEIFTRAAAEGQPHSEELAPGVMVRHLRAGPQRKVPKEQLPGLSESFTDAIAEVTDLLADGHFDVIHSHYWVSGSVGLKVGASLNLPLVHSMHTMARVKNIRLHSGGTPEPDVRVLGEQAIVDGASRLIANTTTEAAELESLYGAVPERVDIVAPGVDLETFNPDSRQESRASLNFPPEAFHVVFAGRIQKLKGPQVLVAAAADLAARRPDIPLQLSILGSGSGAEALRLQPLIDDAGLQGRVQLYPPVQANQLAHWFRAADLVAMPSFSESFGLVALEAQACGTPVLAANVGGLPQAISDGRTGILVNGHTPELWSAALESMYDDAGTRASLGRGAAIHALAFGWQRTALLTAQSYRTAVERFQEAAARRPTR from the coding sequence ATGCCGCCAGTGAAACGCGTCGCAATGCTGTCTCTGCACACCTCCCCGCTGGATCAACCAGGGGCAGGTGACGCCGGTGGGATGAACGTGTACGTCAGGTCCCTGGCCCTTGAACTCGCCCGCGTCGGCATTGACGTCGAGATTTTCACCCGCGCGGCCGCCGAAGGCCAGCCACACTCCGAGGAATTGGCTCCCGGAGTCATGGTCAGGCACCTTCGGGCTGGCCCCCAGCGCAAAGTGCCCAAGGAACAGTTGCCGGGCCTCTCTGAATCGTTCACCGACGCTATCGCTGAGGTCACCGATCTCCTGGCTGACGGTCACTTCGATGTAATCCACTCCCACTACTGGGTGTCCGGGAGCGTAGGCCTGAAAGTCGGAGCCAGCCTGAACCTTCCGCTGGTCCATTCAATGCACACCATGGCGCGGGTCAAGAATATTCGGCTGCACTCCGGTGGTACACCCGAGCCGGACGTTCGGGTGCTCGGGGAACAGGCAATCGTCGACGGCGCATCCCGGCTCATTGCCAATACCACCACCGAGGCCGCCGAACTCGAGTCCCTGTACGGCGCCGTCCCCGAAAGGGTGGACATCGTCGCCCCCGGCGTGGACCTGGAAACCTTCAATCCCGATTCCCGGCAAGAGTCCCGGGCCAGCCTGAACTTCCCACCCGAGGCGTTCCATGTGGTTTTCGCCGGACGGATCCAGAAATTGAAGGGTCCCCAGGTGTTGGTCGCCGCGGCCGCCGACCTGGCAGCCCGCCGCCCGGACATCCCCCTGCAGCTGAGCATTCTTGGCTCCGGTAGCGGCGCGGAGGCATTGCGGTTGCAGCCTCTCATCGACGACGCCGGCCTGCAGGGCCGGGTCCAGCTCTACCCGCCGGTGCAGGCCAACCAGCTGGCGCACTGGTTCCGCGCAGCAGACCTCGTGGCCATGCCGTCCTTCAGCGAGTCCTTCGGTCTGGTGGCGCTCGAGGCTCAGGCATGCGGCACCCCGGTACTCGCCGCAAATGTCGGTGGGCTACCCCAGGCCATCAGCGACGGACGCACCGGTATCCTGGTGAACGGGCATACGCCGGAGCTCTGGTCGGCAGCATTGGAGTCCATGTACGACGACGCCGGCACCCGCGCGTCGCTGGGCCGGGGCGCGGCCATCCACGCGCTGGCCTTTGGTTGGCAGCGCACGGCCCTCCTAACCGCGCAAAGCTACCGCACCGCCGTCGAACGCTTCCAGGAAGCCGCAGCCCGCCGACCTACCCGGTGA